Proteins from a genomic interval of Rhodococcoides fascians A25f:
- a CDS encoding LCP family protein, whose protein sequence is MLPNGPVNDTTRGNRGSGRHRIHTASRHRALALRIGRVVVATAAVASVAVSGIGFAVYREATTGLTTSDALDGIANNDPSGNGQDTNILLIGLDSRKDMDGNDLPAEFVTDELHAGDSDVGGYNTNTLLLVHLPADGGRATALSIPRDDYVDVPGYGKRKIKEAYGLAKADADTKLLDEGVTDPAERERRAREAGRRSTLTAVRNLLDVPIDHFAEVNLLGFYDVATAVGPIQVCLNNPVDDNYSGANFPAGAQELSASQALSFVRQRHGLDNGDLDRTKRQQAFVAGVMAKLSSSGVLANIGELRALVAGTKNDIVIDASLDPMTLAGQAGAVMQGDIDFYTLPIMGYETINGQDVNLVDVDSIRAEAARLIGNPPVPTPSITEAPAPTTGPPPLAIAPPDTTEDLPAAPDEGVHSDGGIPCVD, encoded by the coding sequence GTGCTACCGAACGGCCCAGTCAACGACACCACCCGCGGCAACCGCGGATCGGGTCGGCATCGTATCCACACAGCGTCGCGTCATCGTGCGCTCGCGCTTCGGATCGGACGGGTCGTCGTTGCCACTGCTGCGGTCGCCTCGGTTGCGGTGAGTGGCATCGGGTTCGCGGTCTACCGCGAGGCGACCACCGGACTGACCACTTCCGACGCTCTCGACGGTATCGCGAACAACGATCCGAGCGGCAACGGCCAGGACACCAACATCCTGTTGATCGGCCTCGACAGTCGCAAGGACATGGACGGAAACGACCTGCCCGCCGAGTTCGTCACCGATGAACTGCACGCGGGAGACAGCGATGTCGGCGGCTACAACACCAATACGCTGTTGCTGGTCCATCTTCCGGCCGATGGCGGACGTGCGACCGCGTTGTCGATACCTCGTGACGACTACGTCGACGTCCCCGGGTACGGCAAGCGAAAGATCAAGGAGGCGTACGGCCTTGCCAAGGCCGACGCCGATACGAAGTTGCTCGACGAGGGCGTCACCGATCCGGCCGAGCGTGAACGGCGAGCGAGAGAGGCAGGTCGGCGATCGACGTTGACTGCGGTTCGCAACCTGCTCGACGTACCGATCGACCATTTCGCCGAAGTGAACCTACTGGGCTTCTACGACGTGGCGACGGCCGTCGGCCCCATCCAGGTGTGCTTGAACAATCCCGTCGACGACAACTATTCGGGGGCGAACTTTCCAGCCGGCGCTCAAGAACTGAGCGCCTCGCAGGCACTGTCCTTCGTACGGCAACGTCATGGCCTCGACAACGGCGACCTCGATCGGACCAAACGGCAGCAGGCTTTTGTTGCCGGGGTGATGGCCAAGCTCAGCTCCTCCGGTGTTCTCGCGAACATCGGCGAACTACGAGCGCTGGTGGCGGGAACCAAGAACGACATCGTCATCGACGCGTCGTTGGATCCGATGACGCTCGCCGGGCAAGCCGGTGCGGTCATGCAGGGCGACATCGATTTCTACACGCTGCCGATCATGGGCTACGAGACGATCAACGGTCAGGACGTCAATCTCGTCGACGTCGACTCCATCAGGGCCGAGGCCGCGCGGTTGATCGGCAACCCGCCGGTGCCCACACCGTCGATCACCGAGGCACCGGCCCCGACGACGGGACCACCGCCACTCGCGATCGCCCCACCGGATACGACCGAGGATCTGCCCGCGGCACCAGACGAGGGCGTCCACAGTGACGGCGGCATTCCCTGCGTCGACTGA
- a CDS encoding carboxylesterase/lipase family protein: protein MGNASDSTASDSTVCVSTPYGDVLGYPVAVDASPIVAWRGIPYATPPVGKLRFRSPRPLQPWTGVLDGLEFGAMAPQGRDSPVPIDPSLSISEDCLTLNVWAPRPDGEQRPVLVWIHGGAYSLGSSAQRVYDGRNLSENGDVVVVTVNFRLGAFGFLDLSSFSTDEHTFETNLGLRDQIAALEWVRECIAAFGGDPDRVTLFGESSGGASVTTLMTSPKAEGLFQQAIVQSAPATSVYGPDRGAAVASRFLELVGVAREDIGELFEMHFSRLVTAGDTLCYEIPTRVPGTLGLSPVVDGDIVPRYPVAAFQKGLSHKIPLIIGTNHDEPSIFRFMKSPLMPITSDTVSEMFRAIAHDHADLPAYRVAEIMAAYPDRDKPAGAQAMSRDAGFVMPSMWIADAHSRHSPTWMYRFDHATPMLKAARVGAGHATELPYVFGNFGTLNRDPTFWLGGRKPAMAVAARMQRRWLAFARYGVPAALDASKHWAPYTEKTRWTLVIDTSDALVEDPDGDMRAAWGDRVLGFS from the coding sequence ATGGGCAACGCATCCGACTCCACCGCGTCCGACTCCACCGTGTGTGTGAGCACGCCGTACGGCGACGTCCTCGGCTATCCGGTCGCCGTCGACGCATCGCCGATCGTGGCGTGGAGGGGTATTCCCTACGCGACACCGCCCGTGGGGAAGCTCAGGTTCCGATCGCCGCGGCCGCTGCAGCCGTGGACCGGAGTGCTCGACGGTCTCGAGTTCGGCGCGATGGCACCACAGGGTCGCGACAGTCCGGTGCCGATCGATCCGTCGCTGTCGATCTCCGAGGACTGCCTCACGCTCAACGTGTGGGCACCCCGGCCCGATGGAGAGCAACGTCCGGTACTCGTGTGGATCCACGGCGGCGCGTACTCGCTCGGATCGTCCGCTCAGCGGGTGTACGACGGGCGGAATCTGAGCGAGAACGGTGACGTGGTGGTGGTGACCGTCAACTTCCGCCTCGGTGCCTTCGGGTTCCTCGACCTCTCGTCGTTCTCCACCGACGAGCACACCTTCGAGACCAATCTCGGACTGCGAGACCAGATCGCAGCACTCGAATGGGTGCGCGAATGCATCGCCGCGTTCGGCGGCGATCCCGATCGAGTCACTCTGTTCGGTGAATCCTCCGGGGGTGCATCGGTCACCACGTTGATGACGTCTCCGAAGGCCGAGGGCCTGTTTCAGCAAGCGATCGTGCAGAGTGCTCCTGCGACGTCGGTGTACGGCCCCGATCGAGGCGCCGCAGTGGCGTCGAGATTCCTGGAACTGGTGGGTGTCGCCCGGGAAGACATCGGCGAATTGTTCGAAATGCATTTCAGCAGGTTGGTCACTGCGGGGGACACGCTCTGCTACGAAATTCCCACGAGAGTTCCTGGAACACTGGGTCTTTCGCCGGTCGTGGATGGGGATATCGTTCCGCGTTACCCGGTGGCGGCGTTCCAGAAGGGCCTCTCGCACAAGATCCCACTGATCATCGGCACCAACCACGACGAGCCGTCGATCTTTCGGTTCATGAAGTCCCCGCTGATGCCGATCACCTCCGACACCGTCTCGGAGATGTTCCGGGCCATTGCACACGATCACGCCGATCTGCCGGCTTATCGCGTCGCCGAGATCATGGCGGCGTACCCGGACAGGGACAAACCGGCCGGCGCACAAGCTATGTCGCGTGATGCGGGATTCGTCATGCCGAGCATGTGGATCGCCGACGCGCACAGCAGGCACTCGCCGACGTGGATGTACCGATTCGATCACGCGACGCCGATGCTCAAGGCCGCTCGCGTGGGTGCCGGACACGCGACCGAACTGCCGTACGTATTCGGCAACTTCGGGACGCTGAACCGAGACCCCACGTTCTGGCTCGGCGGCCGTAAACCGGCGATGGCGGTGGCGGCGCGTATGCAGAGACGGTGGCTCGCTTTCGCGCGGTACGGCGTACCCGCTGCGCTGGACGCGTCCAAGCATTGGGCTCCGTACACCGAGAAAACGCGATGGACATTGGTGATCGACACGTCCGACGCCCTTGTCGAGGACCCCGACGGCGACATGCGCGCTGCCTGGGGCGACCGTGTGCTGGGATTCAGCTGA
- a CDS encoding ATP-dependent DNA ligase — protein MLMSRIVEASRAVAATRSRKVKIEQLSALLAEAEAGDIEPAVSWLSGELRQGRIGVGWRTLADLDVTSAEASTLTVTDVDDAISAVASTSGAGSAARRVSLLTDLFSRCTAEERQFLIRLVTGELRQGALEGIMVDAVAAATSLPQAPVRRAFMLSGRLSATAVAAITGGVEALDAFRLEVGRPVRPMLASPAESLRAAWEQLNGDVTVEYKLDGARIQVHRSGTDVSIYTRTLRDITASVPELVELVLALPCDSVVLDGETLALDDSGRPRPFQETMSRFGAESAHELLLQPYFFDCLHLDGVDLLDAPLEQRLAALDRVAPGHRIPSAVRPDADEAAAHFDAALDAGHEGVMLKALGAPYAAGRRGKSWQKVKPEHTLDLVVLGAEWGYGRRTGYLSNLHLGARDPDGGDPIMVGKTFKGLTDVLLQWQTDEFPEHERERDEHTVYLRPELIVEIELDGAQVSSRYPGGVALRFARVVRYRPDKNLATADTIDAVRALLPKSN, from the coding sequence GTGTTGATGTCCAGGATTGTCGAAGCCTCCCGTGCCGTGGCCGCGACGCGCTCGCGCAAGGTCAAGATCGAGCAGCTGAGCGCACTGCTCGCCGAGGCGGAGGCCGGTGACATCGAACCCGCTGTGTCGTGGTTGTCGGGGGAGTTGCGGCAGGGGCGAATAGGAGTCGGCTGGCGCACTCTGGCCGATCTCGACGTCACCTCCGCCGAGGCCTCGACGTTGACGGTCACCGACGTCGACGATGCGATCTCCGCGGTCGCATCGACGTCGGGTGCGGGATCGGCTGCGCGGCGAGTGTCGCTGTTGACGGACCTGTTCTCGCGCTGCACCGCCGAGGAGCGTCAGTTCCTGATCAGGCTCGTCACCGGTGAACTTCGGCAGGGGGCGCTCGAGGGGATCATGGTCGACGCTGTCGCTGCCGCCACGAGCCTTCCGCAGGCTCCGGTGCGTCGCGCATTCATGCTCTCGGGACGCCTGTCCGCCACCGCGGTTGCCGCGATCACCGGTGGCGTCGAGGCGCTGGACGCGTTCCGGCTCGAGGTGGGACGCCCGGTCCGCCCGATGCTGGCCTCGCCCGCAGAATCTCTTCGCGCGGCGTGGGAGCAACTGAACGGAGACGTCACCGTCGAATACAAGCTCGACGGCGCTCGTATTCAAGTGCACCGTTCCGGAACCGACGTGAGCATCTACACGCGAACTCTGCGCGACATCACTGCGAGCGTGCCCGAGTTGGTGGAACTCGTTCTCGCGCTGCCGTGCGATTCCGTGGTCCTGGACGGGGAGACCCTCGCGCTCGACGACAGCGGGCGCCCCAGGCCTTTCCAGGAAACGATGAGTCGGTTCGGTGCCGAGAGCGCACACGAGCTCCTGCTGCAGCCTTACTTCTTCGACTGCCTGCACCTCGACGGTGTGGACCTGCTCGATGCCCCGCTGGAGCAGCGCCTGGCCGCACTGGACCGGGTAGCACCGGGGCACCGAATTCCCAGTGCCGTTCGGCCCGATGCGGACGAAGCAGCGGCCCACTTCGACGCTGCACTCGACGCCGGGCACGAGGGGGTCATGCTCAAAGCTCTCGGTGCACCGTATGCCGCAGGCCGCCGCGGAAAGAGCTGGCAGAAGGTCAAACCCGAGCACACCCTCGACCTTGTCGTCCTCGGAGCCGAGTGGGGGTACGGCCGCCGCACGGGTTACCTGTCGAATCTGCACCTCGGAGCTCGCGATCCCGACGGCGGTGACCCGATCATGGTCGGCAAGACGTTCAAGGGCCTGACCGACGTTCTGTTGCAATGGCAGACCGACGAATTCCCCGAACATGAGCGAGAGCGCGACGAGCACACCGTGTACCTGCGCCCCGAACTGATCGTCGAGATCGAGCTCGACGGCGCGCAGGTCAGCTCGCGCTACCCGGGCGGCGTTGCTCTGCGATTCGCGCGAGTGGTGCGGTACCGACCCGACAAGAACCTGGCGACCGCCGACACCATCGACGCTGTTCGAGCGCTGCTGCCGAAGTCCAACTGA
- a CDS encoding ABC transporter permease, with amino-acid sequence MTISAIDKPVTAERDTFSFSGIRASVRWAWPAVTVVAALIAAWQVYVQVSGIRPQVLPSPGRVVVQGWAQRDAIIENASATVQVTLVGFAVSLAFAWILAVAVDFSPWLRRAFVPLFVVSQTLPIIAIAPLLIIWFGFGLLPKVLVIALATFFPMAIGLIEGFAAADRDARSLLVSMGASRWQQFRYVRLPSALPRFFTSLRIGITYAVVGAIFAEYAGASAGLGIYMSQQKNSFRTDLVLAAVAVTAVISVVLFVSTFVVERLVAPWARHGSAGLHV; translated from the coding sequence ATGACTATCTCGGCGATCGATAAGCCGGTCACCGCTGAGCGAGACACGTTCTCGTTCAGCGGGATCCGAGCCTCTGTTCGCTGGGCATGGCCCGCGGTCACGGTCGTCGCCGCCCTGATAGCCGCATGGCAGGTCTACGTCCAGGTCAGCGGTATCCGCCCGCAGGTGCTGCCATCGCCCGGTCGCGTCGTCGTGCAGGGTTGGGCGCAGCGTGATGCGATCATCGAGAACGCGTCCGCGACCGTGCAGGTGACGCTCGTCGGTTTCGCGGTCTCCTTGGCTTTCGCCTGGATACTGGCTGTTGCGGTGGATTTCTCGCCCTGGCTCCGGCGCGCGTTCGTTCCACTCTTCGTCGTGTCGCAGACACTGCCGATCATTGCGATCGCACCGTTGCTGATCATCTGGTTCGGCTTCGGTTTGCTCCCCAAGGTTTTGGTGATCGCTCTGGCCACGTTCTTCCCGATGGCCATCGGGCTCATCGAGGGCTTCGCGGCAGCCGATCGCGATGCTCGATCTCTTCTGGTGAGCATGGGTGCCTCACGCTGGCAACAGTTTCGGTACGTACGGCTACCGTCGGCTCTCCCCCGGTTCTTCACCTCGTTGCGCATCGGCATCACGTACGCCGTCGTCGGGGCGATCTTCGCCGAATACGCCGGAGCCAGTGCAGGGCTCGGCATCTACATGAGCCAACAGAAGAACTCGTTCCGAACCGATCTGGTCCTGGCCGCAGTGGCCGTCACAGCCGTGATCAGTGTGGTCCTCTTCGTCTCCACGTTCGTGGTGGAACGATTGGTTGCTCCGTGGGCTCGCCACGGATCGGCGGGACTACATGTCTGA
- a CDS encoding ABC transporter ATP-binding protein, protein MSDPITTDNCIDVRGLTKSFGDKLVLDGVSFGAQPGEFISIIGPSGSGKSTVFNMLAELDRPDSGTVNVPPCAYMPQKDLLFPWRSVLDNTTLGLEVQGVAKKEARARARELFPVFGLDGYESARPSELSGGMRQRAALLRTVVQGRSVLLLDEPFGALDSLTRSDMQSWLQQVWSEFRWTVLMITHDIREAVYLSDRVVVLSPRPAHVRRQVEVPLPRPRGLEIVTTPQFAAVEKQLMDVLLSAP, encoded by the coding sequence ATGTCTGACCCGATCACCACCGACAACTGCATCGACGTTCGCGGACTGACCAAATCGTTCGGCGACAAGCTTGTGCTCGACGGCGTTTCGTTCGGAGCGCAGCCGGGCGAGTTCATCTCGATCATCGGACCGAGTGGATCCGGCAAGAGCACGGTGTTCAACATGCTGGCAGAGCTGGACCGACCCGATTCCGGCACGGTGAACGTGCCGCCGTGTGCCTACATGCCGCAAAAGGATCTGTTGTTTCCCTGGCGATCCGTGCTGGACAACACGACTCTCGGACTCGAAGTGCAGGGCGTCGCAAAGAAGGAAGCGCGGGCGCGGGCGCGGGAGCTGTTCCCGGTGTTCGGCCTCGACGGCTACGAGTCGGCCAGGCCGTCCGAGCTCTCGGGCGGCATGCGCCAGCGAGCGGCGCTACTGCGCACGGTGGTGCAGGGTCGGTCGGTGCTGCTGCTCGACGAACCGTTCGGAGCGCTGGACTCGTTGACCCGAAGTGACATGCAGTCCTGGTTGCAGCAGGTCTGGTCGGAGTTTCGATGGACGGTGCTGATGATCACGCACGACATCCGTGAGGCGGTCTACCTCTCCGATCGGGTCGTGGTTCTCTCCCCCAGGCCGGCCCATGTACGACGGCAGGTCGAGGTGCCCCTGCCCCGCCCACGCGGACTGGAGATCGTGACGACACCTCAGTTCGCTGCGGTGGAGAAGCAGCTGATGGATGTTCTGCTGAGCGCACCCTGA
- a CDS encoding nitrilase-related carbon-nitrogen hydrolase yields the protein MSTVRAALVQSKWTGDKESMIAAHEGFARSAAEQGAKVVCFQELFYGPYFCQLQDAKFYEYAESVPGPTVDRFAALAKELGIVMILPVYEQEQPGLLYNTAAVVDADGTYLGKYRKHHIPHVNGFWEKFYFRPGNLGWPVFDTAVGRIGVYICYDRHFPEGWRALGLAGAEIVFNPSATSRGLSNYLWKLEQPASAVANEYYVGAINRVGIESEYGDDDFYGTSYFVDPEGKFVGEVASDSESEIIVRDLDMDLIKVVRDRWAFYRDRRPDAYGPLVQP from the coding sequence ATGTCCACAGTTCGAGCTGCACTGGTCCAAAGCAAGTGGACCGGTGACAAAGAATCGATGATCGCGGCACACGAGGGGTTTGCTCGGTCCGCCGCCGAGCAAGGCGCGAAAGTCGTCTGTTTCCAAGAACTTTTCTACGGTCCGTACTTCTGCCAATTGCAGGATGCAAAATTCTACGAATACGCCGAATCGGTACCCGGGCCCACCGTCGACCGCTTCGCCGCATTGGCCAAAGAACTCGGCATCGTGATGATTCTGCCGGTGTACGAGCAGGAGCAGCCCGGCCTTCTCTACAACACCGCCGCCGTGGTGGACGCCGACGGCACCTATCTCGGCAAGTATCGAAAGCACCACATTCCCCATGTCAACGGATTCTGGGAGAAGTTCTACTTCCGACCCGGAAACCTGGGGTGGCCGGTGTTCGACACCGCGGTAGGCCGAATCGGTGTGTACATCTGTTACGACAGGCACTTTCCCGAAGGTTGGCGGGCGTTGGGCCTTGCCGGTGCCGAGATCGTCTTCAATCCCTCGGCTACCTCGCGCGGCCTGTCGAACTACCTGTGGAAGCTCGAGCAACCCGCATCTGCCGTAGCGAACGAGTACTACGTGGGCGCGATCAACCGCGTCGGAATCGAATCCGAATACGGTGACGACGATTTCTACGGGACCAGCTACTTCGTGGACCCCGAGGGCAAATTCGTCGGCGAGGTAGCGTCGGATTCCGAGTCCGAGATCATCGTTCGAGACCTGGACATGGACTTGATCAAGGTGGTCCGCGACCGATGGGCCTTCTATCGTGACCGCAGACCCGACGCCTACGGTCCACTGGTGCAACCCTGA
- a CDS encoding TenA family protein, which translates to MTPVVSADPVRFTDLLWDASADIRREIDNLEFLRLLGAGTLPLDAFRRYLEQDSLYLSGYVKSLSLLAAHAPNPLAGAFWASAAASAMDEASSHEAMLTGGSLPSSTATPEPSPECLGYTSYLIATAATEPYPVAAAAVLPCFWIYADVGRSLAAAAKAVLDRDPDHPYARWVAAYDAPEFHAIVDAAKTFVDDAAAAATPDQREQMIDAFVVASRYELMFWDSALHPTPWPSAESAVYA; encoded by the coding sequence ATGACGCCTGTTGTATCTGCGGACCCGGTCCGCTTCACCGATCTCCTCTGGGATGCCTCCGCGGACATTCGACGCGAGATCGACAATCTGGAATTCCTACGGCTGCTCGGTGCCGGGACGCTTCCGCTCGACGCGTTCCGTCGGTACCTCGAGCAGGATTCGCTCTATCTGAGCGGGTACGTGAAGTCGTTGTCCTTGCTGGCAGCACACGCACCGAACCCGCTCGCCGGGGCATTCTGGGCGAGCGCCGCCGCGAGCGCCATGGACGAGGCGTCGTCGCACGAGGCTATGCTGACCGGGGGTTCTCTCCCCTCGTCGACGGCTACGCCGGAGCCATCACCCGAGTGCCTGGGCTACACCTCGTATCTGATCGCGACCGCAGCAACCGAGCCGTATCCCGTGGCAGCTGCTGCGGTGCTGCCGTGCTTCTGGATCTACGCCGATGTCGGCCGCTCTCTCGCCGCGGCAGCGAAGGCGGTTCTCGATCGCGATCCCGATCACCCCTATGCGCGATGGGTGGCTGCCTACGACGCGCCTGAATTCCATGCCATCGTCGACGCTGCGAAGACGTTCGTGGACGACGCCGCTGCGGCCGCGACGCCAGATCAACGCGAGCAGATGATCGACGCCTTCGTCGTCGCGTCGAGATACGAATTGATGTTCTGGGACAGCGCTTTACATCCCACTCCGTGGCCTTCGGCCGAGAGTGCGGTGTACGCATGA
- a CDS encoding FMN-dependent NADH-azoreductase, producing MPQLLHLDSSADPVRSVSRQVTSRFSDGWHSIGTDHSVIHRDLHLNPLPHLPTSALHWAPHLRAADEHVEASAEALQIELIEELISADVVLIGAPMYNWSIPSTLKAWIDYVHVPGITVPFDGDTAPLVGKPAVVVTSRGNDYTPGTDGASADHTTAQLRQVLGVALGMDVHFVPIDLTLATRVPALAPRIPQAQASLEAAFVAVEGLALQLGGALPR from the coding sequence GTGCCGCAGTTGTTGCATCTCGATTCGTCCGCCGACCCGGTTCGTTCGGTCAGCCGTCAGGTGACGTCCCGCTTCTCGGACGGCTGGCATTCGATCGGCACCGACCACTCCGTGATCCATCGAGACCTGCATCTGAATCCGCTGCCGCACCTGCCCACTTCGGCGCTGCACTGGGCACCACACTTGCGCGCAGCCGACGAACATGTGGAGGCATCCGCCGAGGCGCTGCAGATCGAGCTGATCGAAGAACTGATCTCGGCGGACGTGGTGCTCATCGGCGCACCGATGTACAACTGGTCGATCCCGTCGACCTTGAAGGCGTGGATCGACTACGTACACGTTCCCGGCATCACCGTCCCGTTCGACGGCGATACGGCTCCCCTCGTCGGCAAACCTGCTGTTGTGGTGACCAGCCGCGGTAACGACTACACCCCCGGTACCGACGGCGCGTCGGCTGACCACACCACGGCCCAGTTGCGGCAGGTTCTCGGGGTCGCGCTCGGGATGGACGTCCACTTCGTCCCGATCGATCTGACGCTTGCCACACGAGTGCCGGCGCTGGCACCCCGGATTCCGCAGGCGCAGGCCAGTCTCGAGGCTGCGTTCGTCGCCGTCGAGGGACTCGCTCTGCAATTGGGCGGGGCGTTGCCCAGGTAG
- a CDS encoding sugar porter family MFS transporter, translated as MNQTSDRHTAKVIGVSVAAAVGGFLFGFDSSVINGAVDSIEDHFLLGSFTTGFVVAIALIGCAVGAWFAGSLADRWGRKKVMLLGSALFVISSIGSGLAFSVPDLMLWRVLGGLGIGIASVIAPAYIAEIAPAKWRGALASLQQLAITIGIFAALLSDALLAGAADGASNDLWFGAEAWRWMFLVGVVPALVYGLLATLIPESPRYLVGQHLDDEAARVLAEITGELHPDERVHEIRLTLRKESRSSFADIRGPKFGLQPIVWVGITMAVLQQLVGINAIFYYSTTLWRSVGFSEDQSFTTSVITAVINVVMTFVAILFVDRIGRRKLLLAGSLGMFVGLVMASVAFSQSIGSGDDVTLPAPWGAIALIGANLFVIFFASTWGPIMWVMLGEMFPNRMRAMALGIGTAANWIANFAVTLAFPPLTSSVGLWVIYAGFAVFAALSFFFVKAKITETKGMELEDMLG; from the coding sequence ATGAATCAGACCTCGGACCGCCACACAGCGAAGGTCATCGGCGTCAGCGTCGCCGCTGCTGTGGGCGGATTCCTGTTCGGTTTCGACAGCTCGGTCATCAACGGAGCCGTCGACTCGATCGAAGATCACTTCCTCCTCGGCTCGTTCACCACCGGATTCGTGGTCGCGATCGCCCTGATCGGATGCGCAGTGGGTGCCTGGTTCGCCGGCAGCCTCGCAGACCGTTGGGGACGCAAGAAGGTGATGCTGCTGGGCTCGGCCCTGTTCGTGATTTCCTCGATCGGTTCCGGATTGGCGTTCAGCGTCCCCGATCTCATGCTCTGGCGAGTACTGGGCGGGCTGGGCATCGGCATCGCCTCGGTGATCGCGCCTGCGTACATTGCCGAGATCGCTCCGGCCAAGTGGCGGGGAGCCCTTGCTTCGCTACAGCAATTGGCCATCACCATCGGCATTTTCGCCGCCCTGCTGTCCGACGCGCTTCTCGCGGGGGCTGCCGACGGGGCGTCCAACGACCTGTGGTTCGGCGCCGAAGCATGGCGCTGGATGTTTCTCGTCGGCGTCGTTCCCGCACTGGTGTACGGGCTGCTGGCAACACTGATCCCGGAGTCCCCGCGCTACCTGGTGGGTCAGCATCTCGACGACGAAGCAGCGCGAGTGCTCGCCGAGATCACCGGAGAACTGCACCCCGACGAGCGCGTTCACGAGATCAGGCTCACGCTGCGCAAGGAGTCGCGTTCGTCGTTCGCCGATATCCGCGGGCCGAAGTTCGGCCTGCAACCGATCGTCTGGGTCGGCATCACGATGGCCGTGCTGCAGCAGCTCGTGGGCATCAACGCGATCTTCTACTACTCGACGACGCTGTGGCGCTCGGTCGGCTTCAGTGAGGATCAGTCGTTCACCACGTCGGTCATCACCGCAGTGATCAACGTGGTCATGACGTTCGTGGCGATCCTGTTCGTGGACCGCATCGGCCGGCGCAAGCTGTTGTTGGCGGGTTCGCTCGGCATGTTCGTCGGGCTGGTCATGGCATCCGTGGCCTTCTCGCAGTCGATCGGCAGCGGCGACGACGTCACGCTGCCCGCTCCGTGGGGTGCCATCGCGCTGATCGGCGCCAACCTCTTCGTCATCTTCTTCGCGTCGACCTGGGGTCCGATCATGTGGGTCATGCTCGGCGAGATGTTCCCCAACCGCATGCGCGCCATGGCCCTCGGAATCGGCACCGCAGCCAATTGGATCGCCAATTTCGCTGTGACGCTTGCCTTCCCGCCACTGACGTCGTCGGTGGGCCTGTGGGTCATCTACGCCGGCTTCGCAGTGTTCGCCGCCTTGTCGTTCTTCTTCGTCAAGGCCAAGATCACGGAGACCAAGGGCATGGAACTCGAAGACATGCTGGGGTGA
- a CDS encoding ABC transporter substrate-binding protein — protein sequence MRTTRILATLAAAVVATTGLAGCSESTDSDTIRFALDWTPNTNHTGLYVALQEGYFADAGLNVEVLPYNNTAADTLVDAGNAEFGISTQSSGVFATSAGAQTVSVLAPLQHWATGIGVRADRDDIPSPKALDGKVYAGFGESGEQAGLQQVIKNDGGTGEYETVVLGTSAYEAVYSGTADFTVSYFAWEGIEAEHSGTPMKYFDYTDYGFPDAYALTISGNEPWLAAHPDEAKKFVQALQRGYQLAADDPDRAAQDLIDANPGTFTDESLVFESQEMLAAKYMKDPSGEVGRQSLDKWTAYSKFLYESGVLADQNGAPLTTEPDWSTYFTNDYLGDR from the coding sequence ATGAGAACCACTCGAATCCTCGCCACGCTTGCAGCGGCGGTCGTGGCGACCACCGGACTGGCGGGATGCTCGGAATCGACCGACTCCGACACCATCCGGTTCGCCCTCGACTGGACCCCGAACACCAATCACACCGGCCTCTACGTGGCCCTGCAGGAAGGCTACTTCGCCGACGCCGGGTTGAACGTGGAAGTTCTGCCCTACAACAACACTGCAGCGGACACCCTCGTCGATGCCGGAAACGCCGAGTTCGGCATCAGCACACAGAGCTCGGGGGTGTTCGCCACGTCGGCGGGCGCCCAGACCGTATCCGTTCTCGCACCGCTGCAGCATTGGGCAACCGGCATCGGAGTTCGCGCAGATCGAGACGACATCCCGAGCCCGAAGGCACTCGATGGCAAGGTCTACGCCGGCTTCGGCGAATCCGGCGAGCAAGCCGGACTTCAGCAGGTCATCAAGAACGACGGTGGCACAGGCGAATACGAGACCGTAGTACTGGGAACCTCGGCATACGAGGCGGTGTATTCCGGTACCGCGGACTTCACCGTCTCCTACTTCGCGTGGGAGGGGATCGAAGCCGAACACAGCGGAACCCCGATGAAGTACTTCGACTACACCGACTACGGATTTCCCGACGCCTATGCCCTCACCATCAGTGGCAACGAACCCTGGCTCGCTGCCCACCCGGACGAGGCGAAGAAATTCGTCCAGGCCCTGCAACGCGGGTACCAACTCGCTGCCGACGATCCAGACAGAGCTGCCCAGGACCTGATCGACGCCAACCCCGGAACCTTCACGGACGAGTCGCTCGTTTTCGAGAGCCAGGAAATGCTCGCGGCGAAGTACATGAAGGATCCCTCCGGCGAGGTCGGAAGACAGAGCCTCGACAAGTGGACGGCGTACTCGAAGTTCCTGTACGAGAGCGGCGTACTGGCCGATCAGAACGGCGCCCCGCTGACGACGGAGCCGGACTGGTCGACCTACTTCACCAATGACTATCTCGGCGATCGATAA